The Tenebrio molitor chromosome 3, icTenMoli1.1, whole genome shotgun sequence genome contains a region encoding:
- the LOC138126891 gene encoding ubiquitin-protein ligase E3B isoform X2 — protein sequence MFHKADNPKCSFLEQTKAAREERAFEKKKEKAATLIQANVRGWLARVKFSRNILQEFDDTIPDVPEDGEKPTLKPALQIYNQSCRLLLIWRKERDRDRFEKLCRYLVNTLEYESPKFSYVGVALSKEHVIRWISHMNDILWKCCEYLNDLKPEFAGDMKLIVLYLHVLVSFTSTSNWIVLKNKNMEVLKSGMNQLCANLMGQLFHKGFYLVLKSLLMRGLGRIKIAFKHASLSAILTLALRPLVAANFSDKLMTMFLIHIISVPAIIQHLENLTPECIATINNQKLFSKSLELLSSQQSMRIVFNTLEGSYALCLLANLLQLAFMERDGALKDLSFPTFTVVVTGLLESCQNYVVSKQSNLTHWHPVLGWFAQPMDPSLNAAMPHVKIQLNLLWNSPIVQILLGNVLQQLVQNIDSPQPTSSPQNSNFSGSNFFKKVLESRSNKTNTQRNYRALGSPEVHRVVLVCSLYHTALNTLTQLQLDILTGLCYQNSILYNLWLFLCSLGPNCGLKTFLDHLAINTKCTAPEFQMLQLFCDCMTHYVTILDDVEMYEQQNPFKLTDFIVLSTFLNTFLYKAVLGNLFDLKTIQTNSLFQSLHTLLMLLYRRDCRRTYTSQGHWLLKDIKVSTFMADLEKGRKAPQLLLQTMPHIIPHEDRVRLFRKYITNEKTVLGLTESACASPQSTLITVHRSRIVEDGYRQLALLPPQGLKGVIRVRFINEQGLDEAGIDQDGVFKEFLEESIKRIFDPALNLFKATSEERLYPSPTSYLQDNHLQLFEFVGRMLGKAVYEGIVVDVPFASFFLSQVSGQTAQALYSCVDELPSLDPELYRSLSYVKHYEGDVSDLDLTFSLDEDSLGKLVTHELVAGGKAVPVTNENKINYIHLMAHFRMHLQIKDQTAAFIRGFRSIINPDWLSLFSTPELQRLISGDNVPLDMKDLRKHTQYYGGFHDSHRVVGWLWDILEKDFTEEEKGMFLKFVTSCSKPPLLGFAHLEPPFSIRCVEVGDDEDTGDTIGSVFRGFFTIRKKDPQNRLPTSSTCFNLLKLPNYQKKSTLREKLRYAVTCNTGFELS from the exons ATGTTCCATAAGGCGGACAATCCAAAGTGTAGCTTCCTAGAACAAACAAAAGCAGCCAGAGAGGAAAGGGCTTTCGagaagaagaaagaaaaagcGGCCACTTTAATTCAAGCGAATGTTAGGGGATGGCTTGCACGCGTCAAATTCTCTcgcaacatttt ACAAGAATTTGATGACACCATTCCTGATGTACCAGAAGATGGGGAGAAACCTACCTTAAAACCTGCCTTGCAAATTTACAATCAGTCCTGTCGCTTGTTATTAATTTGGCGTAAGGAAAGAGACAGAGACAGGTTCGAGAAGTTATGTCGATATTTAGTTAATACTCTTGAATATGAGTCACCGAAATTCAGTTATGTGGGGGTGGCTCTCAGTAAAGAGCATGTGATAAGATGGATCTCCCACATGAATGACATTTTATGGAAGTGCTGTGAATATTTAAATGATCTTAAACCAGAATTTGCTGGTGATATGAAATTAATTGTCTTATATTTGCATGTTTTGGTTTCTTTCACCAGTACAAGCAACTGGATTGTgttaaagaataaaaatatggAAGTTCTGAAATCTGGAATGAACCAGTTGTGTGCAAATTTAATGGGACAATTGTTTCATAAAGGATTTTATTTGGTACTGAAG AGTTTGCTAATGCGGGGCTTGGGACGAATTAAAATCGCGTTCAAGCACGCCAGTTTGTCTGCAATCTTAACGTTGGCTTTGAGACCTCTGGTAGCTGCAAATTTTTCTGATAAACTTATGACAATGTTTCTCATTCACATAATATCAGTTCCTGCCATTATCCaacatttggaaaatttaactCCAGAG TGCATTGCAACCATAAATAACCAAAAACTGTTTTCAAAAAGTTTGGAACTGTTGTCAAGTCAACAGTCAATGAGGATAGTTTTTAATACTCTGGAAGGAAGTTACGCGCTTTGCCTTCTTGCAAACTTATTACAACTAGCCTTCATGGAAAGAGATGGTGCCTTGAAAGACCTGAGTTTTCCGACTTTCACA GTTGTTGTTACCGGATTACTGGAAAGTTGCCAAAATTATGTAGTTAGTAAACAGTCAAACCTAACCCATTGGCATCCAGTTTTGGGTTGGTTTGCCCAACCCATGGATCCATCATTGAACGCCGCAATGCCCCATGTAAAAATTCAACTTAATCTCTTGTGGAACTCTCCAATTGTCCAAATTTTGTTGGGAAACGTCCTCCAACAACTCGTCCAAAACATAGATTCACCTCAGCCGACTTCGAGCCCACAAAATAGCAATTTCAGCGGTTCCAATTTCTTCAAGAAAGTTTTAGAATCGAGAAGCAATAAAACCAACACTCAAAGAAACTATCGCGCTTTGGGTAGTCCCGAAGTACACAGAGTTGTCTTGGTGTGTTCACTGTATCACACGGCTTTAAATACTTTGACTCAGTTGCAGTTAGATATATTGACAG GATTATGTTACCAAAACTCGATTTTGTACAATTTGTGGCTGTTCTTGTGCTCACTGGGCCCAAACTGTGGCCTGAAAACGTTCTTAGACCACTTAGCTATCAACACGAAATGTACAGCTCCCGAGTTTCAAATGTTGCAACTGTTTTGCGATTGTATGACCCATTATGTAAC TATTTTGGATGACGTAGAAATGTACGAACAGCAAAATCCTTTTAAATTAACCGACTTTATAGTTTTATCGACGTTTTTGAACACTTTTTTGTATAAAGCTGTTTTAGGAAATTTATTTG ATTTAAAAACAATCCAAACAAACTCTCTTTTCCAATCGTTGCATACATTACTAATGCTTTTGTACAGGAGGGATTGTAGGAGAACTTACACTTCTCAAGGTCACTGGTTGTTGAAAGACATCAAAGTGTCAACGTTCATGGCCGACCTTGAGAAAGGTCGAAAAGCGCCGCAACTGTTGCTGCAGACAATGCCACATATCATCCCTCATGAAGATAGAGTCAGACTGTTTCGAAAATACATAACCAATGAGAAAACAGTTTTGGGATTAACCGAATCTGCATGTGCTTCCCCTCAATCAACGTTAATAACAGTCCATAG ATCTCGCATTGTCGAAGACGGTTATCGACAGCTGGCGCTTTTACCACCCCAAGGCCTCAAAGGTGTGATCCGAGTGCGTTTCATCAACGAGCAAGGATTGGATGAGGCGGGCATCGATCAGGACGGCGTTTTTAAAGAGTTCCTCGAAGAAAGCATCAAACGGATTTTCGATCCAGCCTTGAATCTCTTCAAAGCGACTAGCGAAGAGCGGCTGTACCCCTCTCCGACTTCGTACCTTCAAGATAACCACCTTCAGTTGTTTGAATTCGTGGGGAGGATGTTGGGGAAAGCCGTCTACGAAGGAATTGTGGTTGACGTGCCTTTCGCTTCGTTTTTTCTGAGTCAGGTTTCAGGACAAACGGCTCAGGCGTTGTACAGTTGTGTGGACGAACTACCTTCATTAGATCCCGAACTCTATAGGAGTTTGAGCTATGTTAAACACTATGAAGGAGACGTGTCGGATTTAGATCTCACTTTCAGTTTGGACGAAGACAGTTTAGGCAAATTGGTTACACACGAGTTGGTAGCGGGAGGTAAAGCGGTTCCCGTGACCAACGAAAACAA GATTAACTACATACATTTGATGGCACATTTTCGAATGCATTTGCAAATCAAAGACCAAACTGCTGCTTTCATTCGCGGATTTCGCTCGATAATCAATCCTGACTGGTTGTCGCTTTTCTCAACGCCCgaa TTGCAACGTTTGATATCTGGAGATAATGTACCGTTGGATATGAAAGACTTGAGGAAACACACTCAATATTACGGAGGTTTCCACGATTCTCACAGAGTTGTTGGTTGGTTGTGGGACATCTTAGAAAAAGACTTCACTGAAGAAGAAAAGggaatgtttttaaaa TTCGTGACAAGTTGCTCCAAGCCTCCACTGCTCGGGTTTGCTCACTTGGAGCCTCCGTTTTCAATAAGATGTGTTGAAGTCGGAGATGATGAAGATACTGGAGACACAATAG GAAGTGTTTTCAGAGGTTTCTTTACGATTAGGAAGAAAGACCCACAAAACCGATTGCCCACGTCCTCTACATGTTTCAATCTTCTGAAGTTGCCCAATTATCAGAAAAAAAGCACTCTAAGAGAAAAATTGCGATATGCCGTCACGTGTAATACTGGATTTGAGTTGTCCTAG
- the LOC138126894 gene encoding tRNA (guanine-N(7)-)-methyltransferase: MSGDSPVQAEVIALPQKRYYRQRAHSNPIADHCFDYPRTPEEMDWSRYYPEMVKNDRDDNRQVEFADIGCGYGGLLITLSTIFPETLMLGMEIRVKVSDYVMDRIAALRSQHPNQYQNIACLRTNAMKYLPNYFKKGQLKKMFFLYPDPHFKKSKHKWRIINQSLLAEYAYVLAIGGIVYTVTDVKELHDWMKQHFTEHPLFEQVLEEELNCDPIVGKLFSSSEEGQKVTRNEGDKFLAVFRRIKDSH; this comes from the exons ATGTCAGGTGATAGTCCCGTACAAGCAGAAGTAATAGCTCTTCCACAAAAACGGTATTACCGGCAAAGAGCCCATTCCAACCCTATTGCAGACCACTGTTTTGATTA CCCTCGAACTCCAGAGGAAATGGATTGGTCTAGATATTACCCAGAAATGGTTAAAAATGACAGAGATGACAATCGGCAAGTTGAATTTGCTGACATTGGTTGTGGCTATGGGGGTCTCCTGATTACCCTGTCTACTATTTTTCCAGAAACTCTTATGTTAGGAATGGAAATTAGAGTGAAAGTTTCAGATTATGTAATGGATCGAATTGCAGCTTTAAGGTCTCAACATCCAAATCAGTATCAAAATATAGCTTGTTTAAGAACAAATGCAATGAAATATTTAcccaattattttaaaaaaggccAA CtcaagaaaatgtttttcttataTCCAGATCCACACTTTAAAAAGTCAAAGCATAAGTGGCGCATCATTAACCAGTCTCTGCTTGCTGAATATGCTTATGTATTAGCAATAGGTGGTATAGTCTACACTGTAACTGATGTGAAAGAACTGCATGATTGGATGAAACAACATTTTACAGAACACCCCTTATTTGAACAAGTTCTTGAAGAAGAATTG AATTGTGATCCAATAGTTGGGAAACTGTTCAGTAGCTCTGAGGAAGGTCAGAAAGTGACAAGAAATGAAGGTGACAAGTTTTTAGCTGTTTTCAGACGAATCAAAGATTCTCACTGA
- the LOC138126891 gene encoding ubiquitin-protein ligase E3B isoform X1, with amino-acid sequence MFHKADNPKCSFLEQTKAAREERAFEKKKEKAATLIQANVRGWLARVKFSRNILQEFDDTIPDVPEDGEKPTLKPALQIYNQSCRLLLIWRKERDRDRFEKLCRYLVNTLEYESPKFSYVGVALSKEHVIRWISHMNDILWKCCEYLNDLKPEFAGDMKLIVLYLHVLVSFTSTSNWIVLKNKNMEVLKSGMNQLCANLMGQLFHKGFYLVLKSLLMRGLGRIKIAFKHASLSAILTLALRPLVAANFSDKLMTMFLIHIISVPAIIQHLENLTPECIATINNQKLFSKSLELLSSQQSMRIVFNTLEGSYALCLLANLLQLAFMERDGALKDLSFPTFTVVVTGLLESCQNYVVSKQSNLTHWHPVLGWFAQPMDPSLNAAMPHVKIQLNLLWNSPIVQILLGNVLQQLVQNIDSPQPTSSPQNSNFSGSNFFKKVLESRSNKTNTQRNYRALGSPEVHRVVLVCSLYHTALNTLTQLQLDILTGLCYQNSILYNLWLFLCSLGPNCGLKTFLDHLAINTKCTAPEFQMLQLFCDCMTHYVTILDDVEMYEQQNPFKLTDFIVLSTFLNTFLYKAVLGNLFGNILLNSANETIKWKFSDLKTIQTNSLFQSLHTLLMLLYRRDCRRTYTSQGHWLLKDIKVSTFMADLEKGRKAPQLLLQTMPHIIPHEDRVRLFRKYITNEKTVLGLTESACASPQSTLITVHRSRIVEDGYRQLALLPPQGLKGVIRVRFINEQGLDEAGIDQDGVFKEFLEESIKRIFDPALNLFKATSEERLYPSPTSYLQDNHLQLFEFVGRMLGKAVYEGIVVDVPFASFFLSQVSGQTAQALYSCVDELPSLDPELYRSLSYVKHYEGDVSDLDLTFSLDEDSLGKLVTHELVAGGKAVPVTNENKINYIHLMAHFRMHLQIKDQTAAFIRGFRSIINPDWLSLFSTPELQRLISGDNVPLDMKDLRKHTQYYGGFHDSHRVVGWLWDILEKDFTEEEKGMFLKFVTSCSKPPLLGFAHLEPPFSIRCVEVGDDEDTGDTIGSVFRGFFTIRKKDPQNRLPTSSTCFNLLKLPNYQKKSTLREKLRYAVTCNTGFELS; translated from the exons ATGTTCCATAAGGCGGACAATCCAAAGTGTAGCTTCCTAGAACAAACAAAAGCAGCCAGAGAGGAAAGGGCTTTCGagaagaagaaagaaaaagcGGCCACTTTAATTCAAGCGAATGTTAGGGGATGGCTTGCACGCGTCAAATTCTCTcgcaacatttt ACAAGAATTTGATGACACCATTCCTGATGTACCAGAAGATGGGGAGAAACCTACCTTAAAACCTGCCTTGCAAATTTACAATCAGTCCTGTCGCTTGTTATTAATTTGGCGTAAGGAAAGAGACAGAGACAGGTTCGAGAAGTTATGTCGATATTTAGTTAATACTCTTGAATATGAGTCACCGAAATTCAGTTATGTGGGGGTGGCTCTCAGTAAAGAGCATGTGATAAGATGGATCTCCCACATGAATGACATTTTATGGAAGTGCTGTGAATATTTAAATGATCTTAAACCAGAATTTGCTGGTGATATGAAATTAATTGTCTTATATTTGCATGTTTTGGTTTCTTTCACCAGTACAAGCAACTGGATTGTgttaaagaataaaaatatggAAGTTCTGAAATCTGGAATGAACCAGTTGTGTGCAAATTTAATGGGACAATTGTTTCATAAAGGATTTTATTTGGTACTGAAG AGTTTGCTAATGCGGGGCTTGGGACGAATTAAAATCGCGTTCAAGCACGCCAGTTTGTCTGCAATCTTAACGTTGGCTTTGAGACCTCTGGTAGCTGCAAATTTTTCTGATAAACTTATGACAATGTTTCTCATTCACATAATATCAGTTCCTGCCATTATCCaacatttggaaaatttaactCCAGAG TGCATTGCAACCATAAATAACCAAAAACTGTTTTCAAAAAGTTTGGAACTGTTGTCAAGTCAACAGTCAATGAGGATAGTTTTTAATACTCTGGAAGGAAGTTACGCGCTTTGCCTTCTTGCAAACTTATTACAACTAGCCTTCATGGAAAGAGATGGTGCCTTGAAAGACCTGAGTTTTCCGACTTTCACA GTTGTTGTTACCGGATTACTGGAAAGTTGCCAAAATTATGTAGTTAGTAAACAGTCAAACCTAACCCATTGGCATCCAGTTTTGGGTTGGTTTGCCCAACCCATGGATCCATCATTGAACGCCGCAATGCCCCATGTAAAAATTCAACTTAATCTCTTGTGGAACTCTCCAATTGTCCAAATTTTGTTGGGAAACGTCCTCCAACAACTCGTCCAAAACATAGATTCACCTCAGCCGACTTCGAGCCCACAAAATAGCAATTTCAGCGGTTCCAATTTCTTCAAGAAAGTTTTAGAATCGAGAAGCAATAAAACCAACACTCAAAGAAACTATCGCGCTTTGGGTAGTCCCGAAGTACACAGAGTTGTCTTGGTGTGTTCACTGTATCACACGGCTTTAAATACTTTGACTCAGTTGCAGTTAGATATATTGACAG GATTATGTTACCAAAACTCGATTTTGTACAATTTGTGGCTGTTCTTGTGCTCACTGGGCCCAAACTGTGGCCTGAAAACGTTCTTAGACCACTTAGCTATCAACACGAAATGTACAGCTCCCGAGTTTCAAATGTTGCAACTGTTTTGCGATTGTATGACCCATTATGTAAC TATTTTGGATGACGTAGAAATGTACGAACAGCAAAATCCTTTTAAATTAACCGACTTTATAGTTTTATCGACGTTTTTGAACACTTTTTTGTATAAAGCTGTTTTAGGAAATTTATTTGGTAACATACTGCTAAACAGCGCAAATGAAACGATAAAGTGGAAATTTTCAGATTTAAAAACAATCCAAACAAACTCTCTTTTCCAATCGTTGCATACATTACTAATGCTTTTGTACAGGAGGGATTGTAGGAGAACTTACACTTCTCAAGGTCACTGGTTGTTGAAAGACATCAAAGTGTCAACGTTCATGGCCGACCTTGAGAAAGGTCGAAAAGCGCCGCAACTGTTGCTGCAGACAATGCCACATATCATCCCTCATGAAGATAGAGTCAGACTGTTTCGAAAATACATAACCAATGAGAAAACAGTTTTGGGATTAACCGAATCTGCATGTGCTTCCCCTCAATCAACGTTAATAACAGTCCATAG ATCTCGCATTGTCGAAGACGGTTATCGACAGCTGGCGCTTTTACCACCCCAAGGCCTCAAAGGTGTGATCCGAGTGCGTTTCATCAACGAGCAAGGATTGGATGAGGCGGGCATCGATCAGGACGGCGTTTTTAAAGAGTTCCTCGAAGAAAGCATCAAACGGATTTTCGATCCAGCCTTGAATCTCTTCAAAGCGACTAGCGAAGAGCGGCTGTACCCCTCTCCGACTTCGTACCTTCAAGATAACCACCTTCAGTTGTTTGAATTCGTGGGGAGGATGTTGGGGAAAGCCGTCTACGAAGGAATTGTGGTTGACGTGCCTTTCGCTTCGTTTTTTCTGAGTCAGGTTTCAGGACAAACGGCTCAGGCGTTGTACAGTTGTGTGGACGAACTACCTTCATTAGATCCCGAACTCTATAGGAGTTTGAGCTATGTTAAACACTATGAAGGAGACGTGTCGGATTTAGATCTCACTTTCAGTTTGGACGAAGACAGTTTAGGCAAATTGGTTACACACGAGTTGGTAGCGGGAGGTAAAGCGGTTCCCGTGACCAACGAAAACAA GATTAACTACATACATTTGATGGCACATTTTCGAATGCATTTGCAAATCAAAGACCAAACTGCTGCTTTCATTCGCGGATTTCGCTCGATAATCAATCCTGACTGGTTGTCGCTTTTCTCAACGCCCgaa TTGCAACGTTTGATATCTGGAGATAATGTACCGTTGGATATGAAAGACTTGAGGAAACACACTCAATATTACGGAGGTTTCCACGATTCTCACAGAGTTGTTGGTTGGTTGTGGGACATCTTAGAAAAAGACTTCACTGAAGAAGAAAAGggaatgtttttaaaa TTCGTGACAAGTTGCTCCAAGCCTCCACTGCTCGGGTTTGCTCACTTGGAGCCTCCGTTTTCAATAAGATGTGTTGAAGTCGGAGATGATGAAGATACTGGAGACACAATAG GAAGTGTTTTCAGAGGTTTCTTTACGATTAGGAAGAAAGACCCACAAAACCGATTGCCCACGTCCTCTACATGTTTCAATCTTCTGAAGTTGCCCAATTATCAGAAAAAAAGCACTCTAAGAGAAAAATTGCGATATGCCGTCACGTGTAATACTGGATTTGAGTTGTCCTAG